AGGAAGGATAAGTTCTATCTTGCCAGAGGGCTATGGCAATGATCAAACACAGGATAACCACCACCCCGATGTAATAGCGGATCTCCGTGTCAGATTTCAGATAATCCCAGTTGCGGGTCAGCAATGTGTAGTGAATGATGAAATTGGTTCCGCCCAGTAGCATGAATATGGAAACCACCCAATCCAGATAGGCGCTGTTATAGGCCGCCATACTGGCATTTTTGGTAGAATAACCTCCGGTCGCGATGGTGCCGAACGCATGGCACAACGCGTCAAACAGGCTCATGCCGCCAGCCATCATCAACAGAGTCAGAGCCAGATTGAGTGCGATGTAGATCACCCACAGCCAGATAATTTTCTGCCGCAGGCGTGAAAATAACTGAATATTTTCCTGCCCTGGATCCGATTCCACCTTGTACAGTTGATGGTTGCCAATACCAAGTAGCGGAACCACCAGCAAAGTCAGAATAATAATGCCCATGCCACCGATGAAATGCGTCATGCTTCGCCAGAAAAGGAGGCCCTGCGGCAGTGATTCAATGTCCTTGAGAATGCTGGCCCCGGTCGTGGTATAGCCACTCATGACTTCAAAAAAACTATCAGTGAAGGATGGAATGGAACCATGGATCATGAAGGGTAAAGCGGATACTGAGGAGATAAGGATCCAGCCCAGAATGACAATCAAAAAACCATCTTTGAGAAAAAACTGACGATGTTTCCGAAATTTCCACCACAACGGAAATCCTGAAAATAATGCGATCTGGCTGGTGATCAGAAAGGCACGAACGTCATCGCCCCCATAATAAACAGCACATCCCAGCGGAAACAGTAGCATACCGGCAATCACGATAAGCAACATGCCCAAAATATGAAGAATGGTGAAAGGATTCATGAAATGGTCAGCTCGTCAGGAGGTCATTGAAGAAGCATCAGGAGGTTGCGTCAGTCTCATGATCGGTTTTCGCGGCAAGCTGTTTTTCCAGTTGCTCCACCCGTTTCCGTAGCAAGGCAATTTCCTTTTCCATGCGTGTTTCCATCATCCGTAATTTGTCATACAGTGAAAATTCCGCCTGATTTCCCCGGGATCGAATAATGCGATACAGCGTCATGGCAATGAGCAGAATCGCCAGAATAACCAGCAGGGTTTGGCTGTTTTGATTCATCATATCATTCATGAAACCTCTTCAGTTTTGTTGGAATAGCGTTGTGGCGCAACAGGATAAACCGCATCAATCGGTTTTTCACAATGCCAGCGACACCACAGTTTGTCATCTGAACCAAGTGAAATTTCCATAAAATTGCGGGATCGGATGATTCCCTGCGCACCAAAAGGTGTGAGTAGTCGGGTGGTGACAGATTGGTATTCCGTGTCGTTTTCAGGCTCTTTTGTAACAGCCAGCAAGCCATTCCATTGCAACAGGGACGGCGGAGGATGAACAATTCCTGAAGAAATAATCTGGGTGATTTGCTGTCCGGTTTCCTGATCCTTGATCTGGCCCAGGCCACCAACATGTACATCGCCTGAAAGAATAACGGTGTGGCGACTGTTGAGATGACGGGAATAACGCAGAAGGTTGTGAATGAGTTTCATCCGTTCCCCCTGATGTGGTGCTGCACTCCAGTGATCAAACACATCGTCTTCCAGTTCTTCCAGCCAGGGGGTTGCTTCAAAATATTTTTCAATCAACGCAAACGATCGATAGACAACGGGCACGGATGACAAAACGAGGAAGTGTTGAGCCGGGGTTTGCTGATTCAGCCAGGATTTGACTTCCTGCCAATGTTGGAGATTCATCACCTGCTTCCGGGTACGTTGAGTTCTGAGATCCAGCCCCAAAATCAGGAAGTCCCGAAAGCGCAAGCCCCACGAAAGTCCATCGCCATTGTGGTGAAGCATGGTTTTATTGTGCAAGGATCTGAGTTGAAACAAGATGAAATGTTCACGGGCCACAGAAAAAATCTGTTTGAAAACCGGACACTGTTGCAAGGGGTCAGGATAAGAACCCCAACCATCAAAAATATCATGGTCGTCCCACATCATCACACTGGGAATAGAGGCCAGCATTTCGCTCATGGCGTCATCCGCCGACCATGCACTGATGTAAAGCTGTTCATAAAATCGTTGCAGTTCCCGGATCATCCGGGCCGGTGGTTTTCCGGCAATTTGCCGGGACATGGCTTGCCGGCTCCAGTTTTCCAGTGCGGGAATGCGAATCCACAAGTCATCCGCATAAACCTGGTCGCCCCCCATCATCAACAAACTCAGCGGATGTTCCTGATGGAGTTTTCTGAGTTGATGCCATAATTCCCAGGGACTGGTTGTTTTTTTGACGAGCGACGCCGAGGAAAAACCATTGCAGGACGCATAGGCCAGGCGGGGTGTTTCCTTGAGTCCGGGAATATAAAACCGCCATTGGCTACGACCAAACCGGTCAGCAACAGGCTTGTTTTGTTCAAGAATCCGGTAGGTTTCCCAACGGCCATCAGCTTGTGGTTCCAGCATGATTTCTGTTCGGAAGAACAAACCCTGAGGTGTGGACGTGACAGGAATGGCACGTTGGCTCTGGCTTCCTGCTGCAACGTGCCATTGTTCGGTAGATGTGTTTTTTGGGGCGAGAAAACAGAAGGTATATCGTGAATCGTTTTCAATTCCTAATAAAGGCCCCAGCAATAGTTTTTCAGGCATGGAACACTCTCGTGACGAACAGGAAATCAGGATGCAGTCAGCAGTTTTTCACGAAAGAACGCCAAAACCTGATCGAGTGCCTGTCGAGTCGGGTGTCCTTCCTGATCCACATTGTCATAGACCAGTACCGAATGGGCAACAGGCGAAATGCCATGGGGATTTCCCAGCGAGGAATCAATATCGACCGCGATAAAATTGTCGCCAAGTTCGTCCTTCAGTCGTTTGAAACGTTCATCAGGAACCATGAAATCTTTGGAAAAACGTAAGCCGAGCACACATAAGTTTTCATCCCTGACACGTGCCTTGACCTGCGCCAAACTTTCCTCATCGAGGCCGATATCGGATTTTAATTTTTTGTTCAAAGCAAATGGCATGGAGGGTTGACTGAGAACCGGGGCCAGCATGTGTTTGTCCACACTCATGCCCAGGGCGAAGCCTCCGGAAAAACACATTCCCACAGCGCCAACGCCCGGCCCCCCACATTCTTCATGAGCGTAACGGGCGAGTGCCCGTAACCATTCAATCACAGGACTGGTTTTGTTGGTGGCAAACACGGTAAACTCTTTCATGACACAAAGTCGGGCAATGGTGTTCAGGGAATATCCAACACCAATCTCTTTTCCCGGTGTTCCCATCAGCGAAGGCATGAATACGGTGAACCCCTGTGCGATGACTTTTCGGGCAAACTCAACAACGCCCGGATAAATCCCCGGCACTTCATGCATGACGATCACCGCGGGCCCCTGGCCGCCACGATAGAAAATTTTGGTTTCGTTGTTATGGGTGAACGAGTGTTCCGTGAATCCATGGAATACTTCATCAATTGAAGATGACATCCATTCTCCTGTGGTATGAGGTGACAGTCGTTGATTGTTGATTCCTGGCGCACCATATTCTGAATCCCCCGAATAAAACAAGTAAAAATAGGCACCTTTCATTTTCCCGGTTACAGTTTGTCATCTCGACTAAGGAGCGATCCTATGCGGAATGACACCTTCAAGCTGTCACAGTTTCTGAAAGGTGCCTGAATGTATTCCTGTTTTAAAAAATTTAATGCGCAGCACTGGAATATATCCAGAGATTGATATAGGTTGTGAACCTTTTTGTCTCGTTCTTATTCAAAAACCAGGATACGAAGTCACGGTTTAAAACCAACAGATATCAACGATGAACATGGAGAAACACATGAATTCAATTAGATGGATTCGTCAGGAATCAGTGGCTGAAAAATCAGTGACAGAAGATTATCTGCTGATGCAAACCATTTGGGAAAACACCCCGAAAAAATTCAAAAAAGACCTGCTGGTTCAGAAACATTTTGCTGACTTCGCAGAACTTGAACCCTTGAATACGGCAGAAGAGGAAGAGGACGAAGAGGGGCATGGTGGCTGTGGCGGAAACTGTGGAGGACATTGCCAGCACTGACGTCCAAACGAGCGAACCCGCATAATAAATAAAAATCACCATAGTTTTCTGGAACCAACCGATAAAAACTACTACATCCCCTGAAACACTGCTCATAGAGGTTAGGTATGCATAGTTTTCTCAAGGCCTTGGCTGACGTAATGAGTCATCGGAATATTTCGAAAATACCGGAACGTCTTGCTCCTTTATCCGAAGACAATTTCATTGCTTTTCTGGAGGAAATGCACCTTAGAGAACCGCTGGATACCAGTTTTCTTGAAAAATCGGGAGTGAGTCAGGAAGACGTTGATCAGTTGTTGGAACGAATCAATCACGATATGAGTGAAGTCCTCTCACGAACATCCAACACATCCCATGTAATTCGAGTCGAAAATCGAAATTTTGTCGGCATGGGAGGACTGAACTCCATGGGAAATCAAAACCTACTTGCAGTGAGTGGCTGTGCCGCAATTGTCTATTTTGGGGATGCGGTTTATAAGTACCCTCTGAACGAAATTTTTGAATTGATGATGGATCCAGAGTTGAAAAACCATCGCAGGGCTGAAGATTTATTGGAAGAGTGGGAAGCCTGTGACATCCCTGAAAAATTTAGAAATAAATTTGGTATTCCTGAACTACAACACAAGGATGGGATTTATCGGATGCAGTATGTGGGACGATCGCTGGATATTGTCGCACTGCAAAAAATCATCACAGCCATTGATCCTGATATCAATACCCGCCTTCAGCATTACAATCCCTACCTCGATTCGTTGGAGCACATTCCTCCGGTACAAGTGATTCGTTTGATGAAAGAAATCATTTTTCACAATATGCCTCAACTGAGGGATGATTCCATTGATTATGGAGAAATGCTGGCTATAATTTTGAATTCTGAAAATCCCTGTATCAGTCAGGATCACTATGATGCCTTCAATTCTTTCCTCGATTTTGCCTGGAATCATGGCTTTGTGTACAGAGACAAAATTGTTGACAACCTGACCTTGCTCAATGGAAAAATCTATTTGATCGATTTTGGAATGGCAAATTCCTTCCCTCCTGACAGACCGCCTGATCGTGAGCGATATCTCATCAACCGGGAAAACCTGATCAATCGGCAACTGCGCCAATTCATCATCAAATAAAATCTCTCCAATCAGTCATGTTGCGTTGGCATTAATTCTACTTTGTTAACCCTTAATTTTTACCACAGAGACACAGGGAAACAGGGGTGTATGGGGGCATGAGGACAATGTAGTCAACTTAAGGCGTTCTTCGTCGGGGAATCCCCCTTTCAAAGGGGGCATGGGGGATTTAACGCTCAGAATTACATCCCCCTAACCCCCTTGAACCAAGGGGGAATTAATACTCAGCACCATTCATAATGCTTAAGTTGATGACATTGGGCATGAGGAGGGCACAAATTGTAGGGGCGAACCTGTGTGTTCGCCCTGATCCCGGGCTGGCACACAGATCTGCTCCTACCGGACAAAGCCCAAACCGGGTGGAAAATCACAGACCGATTTTTTGACACATGGTTGAGAAGGTGACCAATCCCGGGCGAAGGTCATGTTCGCCTAGCAATTACTTTTTTTCTATGACTTCAGCATCAATCTTGAGCGTGATTTCCTCACCCACGGCCCAGCCACCAAAATCCATTTGTTTATTCCAGCTCACACCGAAATCCATTCGGTTGATTTTTCCTTCAGCTCTAAAACCAGCACGGGATCCAACATATTGGGATTGAATCATACCGATCAATTCACCTTCCAGAGTTACCGCTTTGGTGACGCCACGAATGGTTAAATCACCGATAACCTGGTATTTGTTGCCTTCCAGTTTTTTGACAGAAGTGCTTTTGAAGGTGATTTTCGGATTTTTTTCAGCATCAAAAAAATCTCCGCTCCTTAAGTGCTCATCGCGTTTCTGATTTGCTGTATCAATGGAGGTCACATCAATTTCAGCCTGAATGTTGCTGATATTTTTATCAGCGTCAATCTCCACACTGCCACTGAACGAATTGAATTTCCCTGACACATTTGAAATGACAAGGTGGGTTGCTGAAAAACCAACAGTCGTGTGTGTGGTGTCAACCTCATAAACAGCCGCGGAAACCTGTCCCGACAGCAATGCGACAAACGCGAACAAACCCAGACAGAGGGTCGATATTTTTTTCATACTCACTCCCGTAAAATATGTTGATTCATTAAAGCGGTATCTCCTCAGACCATCTGATTAAATACCAAGGAAACATCCTTAATTGAGAATTTTTGAAAATGAAAGCGGAAAATTAGACTATTTTAGTCCTGATTGGCGATTGCCTTTAATTCCCGTTTATAAGCCAGGCGAACATCGAGAAAAAACGGGTGCCAGGTGTTTTCCTTCAAGTCGGGAAATGTCCAGCGGAAGGTTTCAAAGCCCTGTCGGTTTTTCATCAGGGTCATGTCGGCCCAGACGCCATCAGCCAGATACACTTTATGGGATCCCGGTTTGCTGGACAGTAAAACAAGTTTGTGCAGATCGATATAGCCCGGGTCAAGGTTGACCTGTCGTTGCCCGTTTATGGAAAATTGCTGTTCAATTTGACTGGTATGCTGTTTCCAGCGATGGATCTGTTCCAACGAAACAATCCCGGCGAAACTCACAAATTTCCGGAACAAGGCCGACCCCATTTCCGGAGCGTAATAATCCGTCTTGTCGAAGGGAATGCTGACGGATGTTTGCTGGAGGGTCATACGGGTCAGTTCACACAACGACAACAGCGCTTCAGTGGCCAGAGATTCCTGCTGAAAAATCAGTCCTGTGATTATTTTAACATGGAGGGACATGGAATGGATACCTTTCAGGGCTGATTGAGCTTGAGCTTTAGGGTTGACTTTATGTACCACAGACCCCGAAGTTTACAATGCAACTTTTATGAGTTTCTATGGACGCCTTACTTGAAATAAAAAATCTGCGGGTGCAATTTCCTGTGAAACATGGTCTCTGGGGCCATACCACTACAGCTTCCATCATCAACAGTCTGTCACTGGCTGTGAAACCCGGTGAGATTCTGGGGATTGTCGGAGAATCAGGATGCGGAAAATCGACGCTGGTGCGGACTATCATGAAAATCAATCCCATCACTTCCGGTCAGATTGCTTATCAGAGAACGCCTGTCGGCCAAATCAAAAACAGAGACTATTATCATCATATCCAGATGATTTTTCAGGATCCGTTTTCTTCGTTGAATCCCAAAATGAAAATTGGCGCGCTGTTGGCAGAAATGCTGGAATTGCATCAACCGCAAGTAAACGTGCGTGAAGCTTCAGCCTTGTTGATGGATGAAGTGGGCTTGCCGGCAACCGCACTGGATCGCTACCCCCATGAATTCAGTGGTGGTCAGCGTCAACGGATCGCAATCGCACGGGCACTGGCGGCAAAACCTTCGTTGCTGATTGCGGATGAGGCGGTATCAGCCCTGGATGTTTCCATACAAGCCCAGATTTTGAATTTGTTGAAAGCCCTGCAGGAACGCTACCAACTCAGTTTGATTTTTATTTCGCACGATTTGAACATTGTGAACGCGTTTTGTGACAGAATTCTGGTGATGTATCTGGGGAAATTTGTAGAACACCTCCCCGGAAAATCACTGCACAGTGCGAAACATCCCTACAGCAAGGCACTGCTGAACAGTCTGCCAAACTGGCAGAAAAAAAATCAGCATCTGGAGTTGCTGTCAGGAGAGCCGCCCTCAGTGCTGGATATTCCTCCCGGGTGCCCGTTTTATTCCAGATGCAATGAGTCAATGGAATCCTGCACCGCGGAATTTCCATCCCGGACTGAACTTGGGGCTCAGCATTGGGTTCACTGTCAACTCTATCAATCATCACACTGCAATTGATTTCGAACCATGGCTCATATTCTCCTTGTTGATGATGACCCCCTCAGTATTCAATATTTGAAACTCACGCTCAGGGAATTGGGGCATACCTTCAATGCCACCCTCAAGCCCCGAAATGTGCTGTCCATGCTTTATCAGGAACATTTTGATCTGATTCTGATGGATATCCACATGCCGGAAATGAATGGTCCCGAGTTGCTGAAAGCTTTACATAAAACTCCAGGATTCCACCGAATTCCCGTAATCATGATGACGGGAGACATGGAAGATCAGCTCATGGTGGATTGCTTTGAAAATGGAGCGGTGGATTATTTGACCAAGCCTGTCAGCAATCTGGTCATGAGCGCACGTATCAAAGTGGCGATCAATACCAGCAAATACAAACTGCTTCTCGAAAACAATGTTCTGAAAAGCCATGAACAACTGCATTCCACTGAAACAGAGCTGAAACGGTTGCGTCAAGTGATCACCCAATGGGAAATGTTGCCGCATGAGGTACAGGATTCGATGGAAAATCTGTTGCTACGGTTTGGCAACAATCTTGATTATCTGGATGAAGACCTGAAACAAACACTGGTCCGAATCACTGTCCGGTACGGGGAGATGTTGACACAGTTCATCAACATCGCACGCACGCATCAACCTGAGAATGTTCAAATCAGGCAACACCGGGTCAGCCTGCTCAAGGATCTGCCCATTTTCAAACAACTCAGTAATTTTGATCTGATCACCCTCACAGAAAAAATGGAGGTGTTGACACTGCCCGCAGACACGATGCTGTTGCAACAGGATGAACCTGCGGAAGCTGTGTTTTTCATTGAGAATGGCACCGTTGAAATTCTGGTCAATGATGAACTGGTTGCCCATCGACATGCGGGGAGTTCTATTGGTGAGATGTCCTGCCTGAGAGGCGAACTCAAGGCCTCGGCGACTGTTCGGACATTGACGTCCTGCGTTGTGTTGAGAATCTCGCGGGAGGCGTTTATGGAGATTGTCAATCGGCTTCCCCAGTTGTGGCAAAACGTATTTCAGGACATGACCAACCGGTTCAATGCGGTCAATCAACGCTTGAGCGAAGTCTTTCAGCACACACCTCAAGGTATGGTCAAAGTGGATCAGAAGGGCTTGATGACCAACGAATTTTCAACCAGAGCGACCGATTATCTGGGTTCCAGACACCTGATGGGAAAACCTGCAACGGCCTCCTTGTTTCCTGACAATAAACAGTTACAAGAATTGTGGAAGGATGCGTATCATCTGTTTTTTGAAGATACCCGTATGGAGTTTGATATGCTGACTGAGGTTCTGCCCAGAGAAACGACGATCCAATCCAGTCATGGAACCACACGGGAAATCAAACTTTCCTATTATCCCTGCCGGGATGCGAATGCTCAACTGGTAGCGATTGATATTGCGCTGGAAGATGTGAGCCGTGCCAATCAGATGTCACGTCAAAGCAAACAACTGATGATAGAAAAACAGGTTGTGGCCAGGATTTATGATGACCCTGAGTCTTATCTCACCATGCTTGATCTTGCGGATTCTGTTTTACAAAGTGTGAATCACTTTGAACAGATCATAGATCAGGTAAAACCTCTGGAAATTCAGGAAACAGGGACTGAAACCATGAGAGTTCTGCACACGTTGAAGGGCATGAGCGGATTATTCCTGCTGGATGAATTGAAAGACGCGGTGCATGTTATGGAAACCGAAATCATGTTGATTCGTGAGGAGGAAAATCCGGAATCCATTGACAAACAGGAAGGATGGGACCGCAAAAAAGCAAATCTGGAATATCAGATCCGTCATGCGCATGAACTGTTTGACAATATCAATCCCGAGCTACGCGAACGCCTCATGGGCGTGGTGCTGGTCAGGGAGAACTTTGAACAATTGAAACATTGCCTGCTCAGTGGGGATACTGAAACCATGCGGAAAATCCTGTTTGCGGCAGAACAAGTTCCCGCATTGCGACTGGCCCAGCACTGGCCTAAAGAAATATGCCGTTTGGGAAAACAGACAGGAAAACAGATCAAATTCAAACTGGAAGGTGAACGACTGCTGATTCGCCGAAACCTGTTTGATGAACTGGAGGGACCGCTGGTTCATTTGCTGAGAAATAGCGTGGATCATGGAATTGAACTCCCGGAAGAACGGTTACAGAAGGGAAAAAATGAATGGGGTTACATTCTGTTCAAGGTCAGCCGTGAGCAGAATAATATGGTTCTGGAAGTGCAGGATGACGGACGTGGCATTGAGCTGGATAAAATTGTCGAAAAAGCCCGAAAAACAAGAGCACTGGATCAGTCAGTCATTGAACAGTTTATTCTGGAAAATACGGCCTGGAAGATATTGTTTCTCCCGGGATTCAGCACAGCCTCCACCCTGACGGAGGTTTCCGGACGCGGTGTGGGTTTAAGCAGCGTTGAGGACATGGTGGCAAGGAATAACGGCATTCTGCAAATGGAAACTGAACCAGGTCAGGGAACCAAATTCCGCTTGGTAATTCCACTGACCTGAGGTCAGGTACCGGACATCTTTTTTTCAGAGTTTGATCTCTGAGTTTTCCTGTTTTTTGAAGGTATGATTATGGGCGTCTCTGCATCTTCAATAAAAATTTCATCAAAAACTGACTCGATCGCGTCAGGACTACAGCCTTCATATCAGGTCATTCCTGAGATCAAACCAGAAGATTTTCCTCCGATTGACAGAGTAAAAGCCGAGGTTGGTGCTGAACTCAGAGGGGTTTATGAGGAAGTCTCCAATTTTTTTATCACGCTCACAATGCTCGACGCGCCTGATGAACAAATGCTCACGATCCTTGAACTTTCCGGGATTGTTACTCTGAACCCCTGCTATCTGTCATTGCTGTATACCATACAGAGCACATGCAAAGACAGAATACCCAAAAGCAGTGGGGCTTTTCAAAAAATTCTGTTTCAGGGAATGTATCTGTTCGTCAATGCTGAACTGCAAAAAAATGAAGAAAAAATCAGGGAAACTCACAAAAAATTGACGTATCTGAATTCAAAAGTTTCTTCGATTCGAGCTTTTATCGGACAAAGCAAAGACATGCTGATACGGTATTTCAACGATACGACTGTGATTTCGAGTGAAAATCTTCAGCAAGGAAAACAGCGCATTGAGGTGCTGAATCAATTGCTGAAAACGTTACCGAACTATCAGAAAGTTCTGGATAAAGTGAATACACTCGAATCCAAAGCACGGAAAGTCACGGTCATCAGTGAACTCCTGATTTCCTTCCTCACTGTTGAGGAAACCATGCTGCATAAAGGCCAGACAGGACATATCAATGACTACACCGTTCAAAGTATGGACCGGATAACCAGCATGCTTCGTATTCTAAAAACCTATCACTCGTCAGCGTCATCTGTTAATTGACAATCATCGTAAGGTATCAGAACTATGATCCACCATCAGATCACTGTTACGGGAATTGTACAGGGTGTGTCTTTTCGCTATTACACGCAATTGGAAGCGGTGAGACTGGGCATTCTGGGATATGTCAAAAACCAGGCCGATGGCAGTGTTTTTATTGAAGCGGAAGGTTCTGAAGAAGCGATGCGTTTTTTTGAGGATTGGTGTCACCTGGGTTCCCCCATGTCTCAGGTGAAAAATGTGATCGTGAAAAAAGGGAACGTGAAAAATTATTCTGATTTTCAAATACGCTACTGATTGGAGTCGCGTGTTCCCCCTGAGGTCTATGAGTGCTTCAGGGGGAAATGAACTCAATCGTTTTGTTCATCCTGACGCTCTTTGGCATATTGGAGCAATTTCCAGGTCAACCGAACAAAATCAGCTTCAGTGATGATGCCCAACAATTTTTTGCCATCCAGCACAGGCAGACAGCCATATTTATGGTC
This is a stretch of genomic DNA from SAR324 cluster bacterium. It encodes these proteins:
- a CDS encoding DUF4416 family protein, which translates into the protein MVHKVNPKAQAQSALKGIHSMSLHVKIITGLIFQQESLATEALLSLCELTRMTLQQTSVSIPFDKTDYYAPEMGSALFRKFVSFAGIVSLEQIHRWKQHTSQIEQQFSINGQRQVNLDPGYIDLHKLVLLSSKPGSHKVYLADGVWADMTLMKNRQGFETFRWTFPDLKENTWHPFFLDVRLAYKRELKAIANQD
- a CDS encoding TrkH family potassium uptake protein, whose product is MNPFTILHILGMLLIVIAGMLLFPLGCAVYYGGDDVRAFLITSQIALFSGFPLWWKFRKHRQFFLKDGFLIVILGWILISSVSALPFMIHGSIPSFTDSFFEVMSGYTTTGASILKDIESLPQGLLFWRSMTHFIGGMGIIILTLLVVPLLGIGNHQLYKVESDPGQENIQLFSRLRQKIIWLWVIYIALNLALTLLMMAGGMSLFDALCHAFGTIATGGYSTKNASMAAYNSAYLDWVVSIFMLLGGTNFIIHYTLLTRNWDYLKSDTEIRYYIGVVVILCLIIAIALWQDRTYPSWWDALRYGSFQVISILTTTGFATANYDFWPDPARMIILVSIFIGACSGSTTSGIRIIQFVIIVKHIRNRIKKLLQPMIIHKIRVNGTTLDDATLNNVLAFFIINLFYVLWGGALLTFLSDMDWWSSWTAVMATFWNIGPGFGRVGPAENFSHISMAGKWFLSFSMMLGRLDIFTVMILFYPSFWKK
- a CDS encoding alkaline phosphatase family protein, translated to MPEKLLLGPLLGIENDSRYTFCFLAPKNTSTEQWHVAAGSQSQRAIPVTSTPQGLFFRTEIMLEPQADGRWETYRILEQNKPVADRFGRSQWRFYIPGLKETPRLAYASCNGFSSASLVKKTTSPWELWHQLRKLHQEHPLSLLMMGGDQVYADDLWIRIPALENWSRQAMSRQIAGKPPARMIRELQRFYEQLYISAWSADDAMSEMLASIPSVMMWDDHDIFDGWGSYPDPLQQCPVFKQIFSVAREHFILFQLRSLHNKTMLHHNGDGLSWGLRFRDFLILGLDLRTQRTRKQVMNLQHWQEVKSWLNQQTPAQHFLVLSSVPVVYRSFALIEKYFEATPWLEELEDDVFDHWSAAPHQGERMKLIHNLLRYSRHLNSRHTVILSGDVHVGGLGQIKDQETGQQITQIISSGIVHPPPSLLQWNGLLAVTKEPENDTEYQSVTTRLLTPFGAQGIIRSRNFMEISLGSDDKLWCRWHCEKPIDAVYPVAPQRYSNKTEEVS
- a CDS encoding response regulator; this translates as MAHILLVDDDPLSIQYLKLTLRELGHTFNATLKPRNVLSMLYQEHFDLILMDIHMPEMNGPELLKALHKTPGFHRIPVIMMTGDMEDQLMVDCFENGAVDYLTKPVSNLVMSARIKVAINTSKYKLLLENNVLKSHEQLHSTETELKRLRQVITQWEMLPHEVQDSMENLLLRFGNNLDYLDEDLKQTLVRITVRYGEMLTQFINIARTHQPENVQIRQHRVSLLKDLPIFKQLSNFDLITLTEKMEVLTLPADTMLLQQDEPAEAVFFIENGTVEILVNDELVAHRHAGSSIGEMSCLRGELKASATVRTLTSCVVLRISREAFMEIVNRLPQLWQNVFQDMTNRFNAVNQRLSEVFQHTPQGMVKVDQKGLMTNEFSTRATDYLGSRHLMGKPATASLFPDNKQLQELWKDAYHLFFEDTRMEFDMLTEVLPRETTIQSSHGTTREIKLSYYPCRDANAQLVAIDIALEDVSRANQMSRQSKQLMIEKQVVARIYDDPESYLTMLDLADSVLQSVNHFEQIIDQVKPLEIQETGTETMRVLHTLKGMSGLFLLDELKDAVHVMETEIMLIREEENPESIDKQEGWDRKKANLEYQIRHAHELFDNINPELRERLMGVVLVRENFEQLKHCLLSGDTETMRKILFAAEQVPALRLAQHWPKEICRLGKQTGKQIKFKLEGERLLIRRNLFDELEGPLVHLLRNSVDHGIELPEERLQKGKNEWGYILFKVSREQNNMVLEVQDDGRGIELDKIVEKARKTRALDQSVIEQFILENTAWKILFLPGFSTASTLTEVSGRGVGLSSVEDMVARNNGILQMETEPGQGTKFRLVIPLT
- a CDS encoding dienelactone hydrolase family protein, which encodes MSSSIDEVFHGFTEHSFTHNNETKIFYRGGQGPAVIVMHEVPGIYPGVVEFARKVIAQGFTVFMPSLMGTPGKEIGVGYSLNTIARLCVMKEFTVFATNKTSPVIEWLRALARYAHEECGGPGVGAVGMCFSGGFALGMSVDKHMLAPVLSQPSMPFALNKKLKSDIGLDEESLAQVKARVRDENLCVLGLRFSKDFMVPDERFKRLKDELGDNFIAVDIDSSLGNPHGISPVAHSVLVYDNVDQEGHPTRQALDQVLAFFREKLLTAS
- a CDS encoding acylphosphatase, with the protein product MIHHQITVTGIVQGVSFRYYTQLEAVRLGILGYVKNQADGSVFIEAEGSEEAMRFFEDWCHLGSPMSQVKNVIVKKGNVKNYSDFQIRY
- a CDS encoding YceI family protein; protein product: MKKISTLCLGLFAFVALLSGQVSAAVYEVDTTHTTVGFSATHLVISNVSGKFNSFSGSVEIDADKNISNIQAEIDVTSIDTANQKRDEHLRSGDFFDAEKNPKITFKSTSVKKLEGNKYQVIGDLTIRGVTKAVTLEGELIGMIQSQYVGSRAGFRAEGKINRMDFGVSWNKQMDFGGWAVGEEITLKIDAEVIEKK
- a CDS encoding ABC transporter ATP-binding protein, coding for MDALLEIKNLRVQFPVKHGLWGHTTTASIINSLSLAVKPGEILGIVGESGCGKSTLVRTIMKINPITSGQIAYQRTPVGQIKNRDYYHHIQMIFQDPFSSLNPKMKIGALLAEMLELHQPQVNVREASALLMDEVGLPATALDRYPHEFSGGQRQRIAIARALAAKPSLLIADEAVSALDVSIQAQILNLLKALQERYQLSLIFISHDLNIVNAFCDRILVMYLGKFVEHLPGKSLHSAKHPYSKALLNSLPNWQKKNQHLELLSGEPPSVLDIPPGCPFYSRCNESMESCTAEFPSRTELGAQHWVHCQLYQSSHCN